Proteins encoded within one genomic window of Microbacterium sp. zg-B185:
- a CDS encoding SRPBCC domain-containing protein — MVDVNAQIDAVTRTVAATEEDGAPTRVQTLAQVYASPIEDVWDTVTTDRIARWFLPVSGELRVGGRYQLQGNAGGTVLDCSPPSDGAAGYRVTWESGGGTSWVTVGLRALDGGSTRLELTHTARTDDLPPGFWDTYGPGATGVGWDHGLLGLALYLGGGPRIAPDAADEWMLSDEGTRFARATADAWARAQAEAGDDADAAQRAADATYRFYTGQTPEDAAAH; from the coding sequence ATGGTCGATGTGAACGCCCAGATCGATGCGGTGACGCGGACGGTCGCGGCCACGGAGGAGGACGGCGCGCCCACGCGCGTGCAGACCCTCGCGCAGGTGTACGCGTCCCCGATCGAGGACGTGTGGGACACGGTCACGACCGACCGCATCGCGCGCTGGTTCCTTCCCGTCTCGGGCGAGCTGCGGGTGGGCGGGAGGTACCAGCTGCAGGGCAACGCCGGCGGTACCGTGCTCGACTGCTCGCCGCCGTCCGACGGCGCAGCCGGCTACCGGGTCACGTGGGAGTCCGGCGGCGGAACCTCCTGGGTGACGGTGGGCCTGCGGGCACTCGACGGCGGGTCGACGCGCCTCGAGCTGACCCACACTGCGCGCACCGACGATCTTCCCCCCGGCTTCTGGGACACATACGGACCGGGTGCGACCGGTGTCGGCTGGGACCACGGGCTGCTCGGGCTCGCGCTTTATCTCGGCGGAGGTCCCCGCATCGCCCCGGACGCGGCCGACGAATGGATGCTCAGTGACGAGGGCACCCGCTTCGCGCGGGCGACCGCAGATGCCTGGGCACGCGCGCAGGCGGAGGCGGGCGACGACGCCGACGCGGCGCAGCGCGCAGCCGATGCGACCTACCGGTTCTATACCGGCCAGACGCCCGAGGACGCAGCGGCGCACTGA
- a CDS encoding metalloregulator ArsR/SmtB family transcription factor: MHALDVLSDPVRRRILELLADGELSAGEVGDVIQRDFGISQPAVSQHLRVLREAGFTTVRAHGTRRLYAVDPAPLQEADAWFGQFRRFWQPHLDALGTELARERRRRRRSRPQGEEATTADGESSQQPTHEPEEN, encoded by the coding sequence GTGCACGCACTCGACGTCCTGAGCGACCCGGTCCGCCGGCGGATCCTCGAACTCCTCGCCGACGGGGAGTTGAGCGCCGGCGAGGTCGGCGACGTCATCCAGCGCGACTTCGGCATCTCGCAGCCCGCCGTGTCGCAGCATCTGCGCGTACTCCGCGAAGCGGGGTTCACGACCGTGCGCGCGCACGGCACTCGCCGCCTCTATGCCGTCGATCCCGCCCCGCTGCAGGAAGCGGACGCGTGGTTCGGGCAGTTCCGGCGCTTCTGGCAGCCGCACCTGGATGCGCTCGGAACCGAACTCGCCCGGGAACGCCGGCGGCGACGCCGCTCCCGGCCGCAGGGCGAAGAGGCCACCACGGCCGACGGTGAATCGTCCCAGCAACCGACCCACGAGCCAGAGGAGAACTGA
- the proC gene encoding pyrroline-5-carboxylate reductase has product MPSDAPVLPSIAILGAGSMGGAILQGLVASGRAGGGVTVTNRTRAKADALASIGSVTSVALEDRPQANAEAAASARVVLVGVKPAMVPDLLREIAPHLAAGTIVVSLAAGVPIATFESILGGEVAVLRSMPNTPALVRQAVTGLAAGATASAADIAVTRALFETVGTVIEVPESQIDALSTISGSGPAYFFLLVEEFTKAAMGKGFAPADARLMAEQTFIGAAALLQSSDADPAELRRRVTSPKGTTERAIAVLQDARLDEVFAAATDAALVRARELATGA; this is encoded by the coding sequence ATGCCTTCCGACGCTCCCGTGCTCCCGTCCATCGCGATCCTGGGCGCGGGCTCGATGGGCGGGGCGATCCTGCAGGGGCTGGTGGCCTCCGGCCGGGCGGGCGGCGGTGTGACCGTGACCAACCGCACGCGGGCGAAAGCCGACGCGCTGGCCTCCATCGGCTCAGTCACCAGCGTCGCCCTCGAGGACCGACCCCAGGCCAACGCCGAGGCCGCGGCATCCGCCCGTGTCGTCCTGGTGGGGGTCAAGCCCGCGATGGTGCCGGATCTGCTGCGCGAGATCGCCCCACATCTCGCGGCCGGCACGATCGTGGTCAGTCTCGCGGCGGGCGTGCCGATCGCAACCTTCGAATCGATCCTCGGAGGCGAGGTCGCGGTCCTGCGGTCGATGCCCAACACGCCCGCGCTGGTTCGCCAGGCCGTGACCGGCCTGGCCGCCGGAGCCACTGCGTCGGCTGCTGACATCGCCGTGACACGTGCCCTTTTCGAGACGGTCGGGACCGTCATCGAGGTGCCGGAGTCGCAGATCGACGCGCTCTCGACGATCTCCGGATCCGGTCCCGCCTACTTCTTCCTGCTGGTCGAGGAGTTCACGAAGGCGGCGATGGGCAAGGGCTTCGCGCCGGCGGATGCGCGACTCATGGCTGAGCAGACCTTCATCGGCGCCGCCGCACTCCTGCAGTCATCCGATGCGGACCCGGCCGAGCTGCGACGGCGCGTGACGAGCCCGAAGGGCACCACCGAACGCGCGATCGCCGTCCTGCAGGATGCGCGGCTGGACGAGGTCTTCGCCGCGGCGACGGATGCCGCGCTCGTCCGCGCACGGGAGCTGGCGACCGGCGCGTAG
- a CDS encoding TrkA family potassium uptake protein has protein sequence MVERIRGDAPVLVIGLGRFGAACAGELDRLEREVLAIDESLDLVQKWSERVTHTVQADARNIDALKQVGAQDFQVAVVAVGSSIEASVLITANLVDLKVPQIWAKAVTQSHGKILARVGANHVIYPEREAGERVAHLVSGRMLDFIRFDDDFAIAKMYPPKFIRGVGLNESGVRTKYNVTVVGVKSPGKPFRYAEANTIVTNHDLIIVSGTNSDIERFASLDR, from the coding sequence TTGGTTGAGCGCATCAGGGGCGATGCCCCTGTCCTGGTGATCGGACTCGGGCGGTTCGGCGCGGCCTGCGCCGGCGAGCTGGACAGACTCGAGCGCGAGGTGCTCGCGATCGACGAGAGCCTCGACCTGGTGCAGAAGTGGTCCGAGCGGGTGACCCATACCGTCCAGGCAGATGCGCGCAACATCGACGCCCTGAAGCAGGTGGGCGCGCAGGACTTCCAGGTGGCCGTGGTCGCGGTCGGCTCCTCGATCGAGGCATCCGTGCTGATCACGGCCAACCTCGTCGACCTGAAGGTCCCGCAGATCTGGGCCAAGGCGGTCACCCAGTCGCACGGGAAGATCCTGGCGCGCGTCGGCGCGAACCACGTCATCTACCCCGAGCGCGAGGCGGGCGAACGCGTCGCCCATCTCGTGAGCGGACGGATGCTGGATTTCATCCGCTTCGATGACGACTTCGCGATCGCCAAGATGTATCCCCCGAAGTTCATCCGCGGTGTCGGCCTGAATGAGTCCGGCGTGCGGACCAAGTACAACGTGACGGTGGTCGGGGTCAAGAGCCCGGGCAAGCCTTTCCGCTACGCGGAGGCGAACACGATCGTCACCAACCACGACCTGATCATCGTGTCCGGCACCAACAGCGACATCGAGCGGTTCGCCTCCCTGGACCGCTGA
- a CDS encoding potassium transporter TrkG, translating to MSQGRRVSGRRRRHPAEEDRSPFVTRSGPRRVFDYVRTRTTSSPARFAVMVFAALILLFTALLSLPAAAANGRRTQLVDALFTAVSTICVTGLSTVDVATHYSAFGKVLIFIGVNIGGMGVLTLASILGLVISKRLGLRAKLIAASDTNPLRSHGGPVNEGQTVRLGDVGQLLRTVALSTLLIEAALAVMLYPSLLLSGVDPVDALWEAPFYSAMAFTNTGFTPNPGGLQPFADNYLMLTVLMVGVFLGSIGFPVIYTLWRHVWHVRRWSLHAKLTLITTTVLFFAGAAAFLILEYGNPKTFGALDAWDTTFQAFFLSAMTRSGGFAVVPIGDLHGSSLVVGSMLMFVGGGSASTAGGIKVTTLAVLALAVISEAKGRQSVESFGRRIPSDVQRVALSVVAWGATICAIATITIAQISQADVADVLFDVISAFGTVGLSTGLTAELSDPAVYVMAATIFMGRIGTVTLAAAVAATSRSQLYSLPVERPIVG from the coding sequence ATGTCCCAGGGCAGGCGCGTCAGCGGTCGCCGTCGGCGTCATCCGGCAGAAGAGGACCGCTCGCCCTTCGTCACGCGCAGCGGCCCGCGGCGGGTGTTCGACTACGTCCGCACGCGCACCACATCTTCGCCCGCGCGTTTCGCGGTCATGGTGTTCGCGGCACTCATCCTGCTGTTCACCGCGCTGCTGTCTCTGCCCGCCGCCGCGGCGAACGGGCGGCGCACGCAGCTGGTCGATGCCCTGTTCACCGCCGTGTCGACGATCTGCGTCACCGGACTGTCCACCGTCGACGTCGCGACGCACTACTCGGCGTTCGGAAAGGTCCTGATCTTCATCGGGGTGAACATCGGCGGCATGGGTGTGCTGACGCTGGCCTCCATCCTGGGACTGGTGATCTCCAAGCGGCTGGGGCTGCGGGCGAAGCTGATCGCGGCGAGCGACACCAACCCACTCCGTTCCCACGGCGGGCCGGTCAACGAAGGACAAACGGTCCGTCTGGGCGACGTCGGGCAGCTGCTGCGCACCGTCGCGCTGTCCACCCTGCTCATCGAGGCCGCGCTGGCGGTGATGCTCTACCCGTCCCTGCTGCTGTCCGGCGTCGACCCGGTGGACGCGCTGTGGGAGGCGCCCTTCTACTCGGCCATGGCGTTCACCAACACGGGCTTCACCCCGAATCCCGGTGGACTGCAGCCGTTCGCGGACAACTACCTGATGCTGACCGTCCTGATGGTGGGCGTCTTCCTCGGCTCCATCGGGTTCCCGGTGATCTATACGCTGTGGCGGCACGTGTGGCACGTGCGCCGCTGGTCGCTGCACGCGAAGCTCACCCTCATCACGACGACGGTGCTGTTCTTCGCCGGCGCGGCAGCGTTCCTGATCCTCGAATACGGCAATCCCAAGACGTTCGGCGCCCTGGATGCCTGGGACACCACCTTCCAGGCGTTCTTCCTGTCCGCCATGACCCGATCCGGCGGGTTCGCGGTCGTACCGATCGGTGATCTGCACGGGTCATCACTGGTGGTCGGATCGATGCTGATGTTCGTCGGGGGCGGCTCGGCATCCACCGCAGGGGGCATCAAGGTCACCACCTTGGCCGTCCTGGCCCTGGCGGTCATCTCCGAGGCGAAGGGGCGCCAGTCCGTCGAGTCGTTCGGGCGCCGCATCCCCAGCGACGTCCAGCGCGTCGCGCTCTCCGTCGTCGCGTGGGGGGCGACCATCTGCGCGATCGCGACCATCACCATCGCGCAGATCAGTCAGGCGGACGTTGCGGACGTGCTCTTCGACGTGATCTCCGCCTTCGGCACCGTCGGCCTCTCAACCGGGCTCACCGCGGAGCTGTCCGACCCGGCCGTGTATGTGATGGCGGCGACGATCTTCATGGGCCGCATTGGTACAGTGACACTCGCCGCGGCCGTGGCCGCGACATCCCGTTCGCAGCTCTACTCGCTGCCAGTGGAAAGGCCGATCGTTGGTTGA
- a CDS encoding metalloregulator ArsR/SmtB family transcription factor, whose protein sequence is MADIFDVIADGTRRDILQLLLDRSSAGERGTSVSHIVQQLGVSQPTVSKHLKVLREAHLVSVREEGQHRYYSLSSAPLDEIDDWLVPFLDEAADAEAELAGGSTLTDSAAHAADVVGRAAASAKHAVASAFKKLPGR, encoded by the coding sequence ATGGCGGACATCTTCGACGTGATCGCGGACGGCACCCGCCGCGACATCCTGCAGCTCCTCCTCGATCGTTCGTCCGCCGGCGAGCGCGGGACGAGTGTGTCTCATATCGTGCAGCAGCTCGGCGTGAGTCAGCCGACGGTGTCCAAGCACCTGAAGGTCCTACGTGAAGCGCATCTGGTATCCGTCCGCGAGGAGGGACAGCACCGCTACTACAGCCTGTCGTCCGCGCCGCTGGATGAGATCGATGACTGGCTGGTCCCGTTCCTGGACGAAGCGGCGGATGCCGAGGCCGAACTCGCCGGCGGGTCGACCCTCACCGACTCGGCGGCGCACGCCGCCGACGTGGTGGGCCGCGCCGCAGCATCCGCCAAGCACGCCGTCGCCAGCGCGTTCAAGAAGCTTCCCGGCCGCTGA
- a CDS encoding helix-turn-helix domain-containing protein: MAELPDVRFLTVAEVADIMRVSKMTVYRLVHAGELPAVRFGRSYRVPESAVTDALQRPIADVG; the protein is encoded by the coding sequence ATGGCCGAGTTGCCTGATGTGCGCTTCCTGACCGTGGCGGAGGTCGCCGACATCATGCGGGTGTCGAAGATGACCGTCTATCGGCTGGTCCATGCCGGCGAGCTTCCCGCGGTGCGCTTCGGCCGCAGCTACCGTGTCCCCGAGTCGGCTGTCACCGACGCGCTGCAGCGCCCGATCGCCGACGTCGGCTGA
- a CDS encoding AURKAIP1/COX24 domain-containing protein, whose product MGSVIKKRRKRMAKKKHRKLLRKTRHQRRNKK is encoded by the coding sequence GTGGGTTCAGTCATCAAGAAGCGCCGCAAGCGCATGGCGAAGAAGAAGCACCGCAAGCTGCTTCGCAAGACTCGCCACCAGCGCCGCAACAAGAAGTAG
- a CDS encoding rhodanese-like domain-containing protein → MKSITIAELHEQPDTPLIDVREPDEYAAGHVPGAVNLPMSTLGEHVDQLPAEPFHVICQVGGRSGRVVEALSGRGYDATNVDGGTAEWVASGFPLER, encoded by the coding sequence ATGAAATCGATCACCATCGCTGAGCTGCACGAGCAGCCGGACACACCGCTCATCGACGTGCGCGAGCCCGATGAGTACGCCGCCGGTCATGTGCCCGGGGCGGTCAACCTGCCGATGTCGACGCTGGGCGAGCACGTGGACCAGCTGCCTGCCGAGCCGTTCCACGTGATCTGCCAGGTCGGCGGGCGTTCGGGACGGGTCGTCGAGGCGCTCTCCGGCCGCGGCTACGACGCCACGAACGTCGACGGGGGCACCGCCGAGTGGGTCGCCTCGGGCTTTCCGCTCGAGCGCTGA
- a CDS encoding glutaredoxin family protein, whose translation MTTVTVIGKPGCHLCAVAREIVDVVVSEAPEDRIVVEELSIADDPALYELWWEKIPVVLIDGAVHAHWRVSADRLRTALNVPYGRPVGA comes from the coding sequence ATGACCACCGTCACCGTGATCGGCAAACCCGGGTGCCACCTCTGCGCTGTGGCGCGCGAGATCGTCGATGTCGTGGTCTCCGAGGCGCCCGAGGACCGGATCGTCGTCGAAGAGCTCTCCATCGCCGACGATCCCGCCCTGTACGAGCTCTGGTGGGAGAAGATCCCCGTGGTGCTCATCGACGGTGCAGTCCATGCCCACTGGCGCGTGTCAGCGGACCGCCTGCGGACAGCACTGAACGTCCCGTACGGCCGCCCGGTGGGCGCGTAG